Proteins co-encoded in one Arachis stenosperma cultivar V10309 chromosome 7, arast.V10309.gnm1.PFL2, whole genome shotgun sequence genomic window:
- the LOC130942199 gene encoding uncharacterized protein LOC130942199 isoform X4, with product MFSRFFQKPPPQQSPPHAQQEAGKGISKSADFDPRVVLHFGVPSTASILAFDRVQRLLAVGTLDGRIKVFGGDNIEGILYSSKHTAFKNLEFLDNQGFLASVSSRNEIQIWDLESRQIASALQWESTITAFSVIYGTSYMYIGSEHGMVYVLKFDAESRKIDILPYYVPTNVISDAVGISLDQISVIRVLHPPYSNGNRLLMAYENGLIVLWDSSEDKIVQIRGQKDTELKIERVTSYSNDPKDDSSDNKVDNEEEDKEISCVSWASNDGSVVVVGYVDGDIMFWDLSNADSSSNHQSQKLSNNVVKLQLSSAARRLPIIFLHWCANKSFGNNGSQLFVYGGDEIGSEEVLTVLGLDWSSGLKSIKCTGRINIALNGSFADMVLLSSDYHATGTGNMIFVLTNSGQLDLYDNNCLSSLMSKQEKKTSSPTLQYPMVIPTLEPYMTTATLAVIDHDVKTFRDLSQVLVAAKQHLVQNQTSMGIKWPLTGGVPGQLFKEDDHIIQIYIAGYRDGSVRIWDATYPALSLVYNIKCEVNDVNSDSASAPVSALDFCPDTLHLAVGDESGIVRLYGLIQSSSETTFHFVTDKGTEVHNKHQGDVPHCTVLFSLQTSVVCTLQFANHGGKLAVGYENGQVAMLDINTSSVLFFMKTEPDSPSAVISLTAKFSDSRSLNIPQQSVSDNSDSSEKGLLFIITRDANLVVVDTSNGNMVCSRSMRVNAKLNAVSMYVTDGFSELSTETESLKSPQKSDSGIQDNVQSEDAKVVDERATTVETSYFGEIVSNSLILICYETELSLRTLKSVIEDSSKCIKKVNLVEKCCWTTIIKKHEKECVLVVLYQTGGIEVRSIPTLEVLGESSLMSVLRWNWTNDMEKTICSSNGQIILVNGNEIASISLLTWQNEFWIPESFPCLHDKVLQAAVDVTVSQSPSQNERQGTTSVFANFVKNFTGKADPNANQPVHPNILENLEQLFSNPPFLKPSSGTVDPLDDWELDLDDIHIDEPIVLSPVQKSDDDKRDKGKTADKQKTDIDKKDKGKATDREKLFEDAGSDSKPRARTADEVKAKYRKTEANDAAAAASLAKQKLLERQEKLALLNERTEELANGAEDFASMAKELARRMENRKWWQL from the exons ATGTTTTCTAGATTCTTTCAGAAACCTCCACCACAGCAATCTCCTCCTCATGCGCAG CAGGAAGCGGGAAAAGGAATTTCTAAATCAGCGGATTTCGATCCGCGAGTTGTTCTTCACTTCGGAGTTCCATCTACGGCGTCTATCCTTGCATTTGATCGCGTCCAGCGTCTATTGGCTGTGGGAACACT TGATGGCAGGATAAAGGTGTTTGGAGGAGACAATATTGAAGGAATTCTTTACTCGTCTAAGCATACAGCCTTCAAGAATTTAGAG TTCTTGGATAATCAAGGTTTTCTTGCTAGTGTCTCAAGTCGTAATGAGATTCAG ATTTGGGATTTGGAAAGCAGGCAAATTGCTTCTGCTTTGCAGTGGGAGTCCACTATAACTGCTTTCTCTGTTATTTATGGCACCAGTTACAT GTATATTGGGAGTGAGCATGGGATGGTATACGTGTTGAAGTTTGACGCTGAAAGCAGAAAAATTGATATATTGCCTTATTATGTTCCTACAAATGTTATATCTG ATGCAGTTGGAATATCACTTGATCAAATTTCAGTGATCAGGGTTCTTCATCCGCCTTATTCCAATGGAAACAG ACTATTGATGGCATATGAGAATGGCTTGATAGTACTCTGGGATTCTTCTGAAGATAAAATTGTTCAAATCAGAGGACAAAAGGACACTGAGCTGAAGATAGAAAGGGTGACTAGTTATTCAAATGACCCTAAGGATGATTCCTCTGACAATAAAGTAGATAATGAAGAAGAGGATAAAGAGATAAGCTGTGTTTCATGGGCATCTAATGATGGatctgttgttgttgttggttatGTAGATGGTGATATAATGTTTTGGGATTTGTCAAATGCTGACTCTTCTTCAAATCATCAATCCCAAAAGTTGTCTAATAATGTTGTCAAGCTTCAATTATCATCGGCAGCTAGAAGACTTCCTATTATTTTTCTACATTGGTGTGCCAATAAATCTTTTGGTAATAATGGAAGCCAACTTTTTGTGTATGGTGGTGATGAAATTGGGTCTGAGGAAGTTCTGACA GTTTTGGGCCTTGATTGGTCATCTGGTTTAAAAAGTATTAAGTGCACTGGTCGCATTAATATTGCACTTAATGGTTCCTTTGCTGATATGGTTTTGTTATCTAGTGATTACCATGCAACGGGAACTGGTAATATGATATTTGTGTTGACAAATTCTGGACAGCTGGATCTTTATGACAACAATTGTTTGTCGTCTTTAATGTCTAAGCAAGAAAAGAAGACTTCTTCTCCTACACTGCAATATCCCATGGTCATACCCACTCTTGAACCCTACATGACAACTGCAACGCTTGCTGTGATAGATCATGATGTGAAGACATTTAGGGACTTGTCTCAG GTTCTTGTAGCTGCAAAGCAGCATTTAGTACAAAATCAGACAAGTATGGGCATAAAGTGGCCTTTGACCGGTGGTGTTCCAGGTCAGCTTTTCAAAGAAGACGATCATATCATTCAAATATATATAGCAGGATACCGAGATGGATCTGTTCGGATATGGGATGCCACATATCCGGCTTTGTCACTAGTTTACAACATAAAATGTGAG GTAAATGATGTTAACAGTGACAGTGCAAGTGCACCAGTGTCAGCATTGGATTTTTGCCCTGATACTTTACACCTGGCTGTTGGTGATGAAAGTGGTATT GTCCGTCTATATGGTCTAATACAGAGTTCAAGCGAAACAACCTTTCATTTTGTGACTGATAAGGGAACTGAAG TTCACAATAAGCATCAAGGAGATGTACCTCATTGCACAGTACTGTTTTCCCTTCAAACTTCTGTTGTATGCACCCTACAGTTCGCAAACCATGGAGGGAAGCTTGCTGTTGGATATGAAAATGGCCAG GTTGCTATGCTTGATATCAATACATCATCGGTTTTGTTTTTTATGAAAACTGAACCTGACTCACCTTCAGCAGTTATTTCTCTGACTGCaaaattttcagactctcgtaGCTTAAACATTCCACAGCAATCTGTATCTGATAATTCTGATAGTTCTGAAAAGGGGCTACTCTTCATTATAACAAGGGATGCAAACCTTGTTGTAGTAGATACTTCAAATGGAAATATGGTCTGCAGTAGGAGCATGAGGGTAAATGCAAAATTGAATGCAGTTTCAATGTATGTTACAG ATGGTTTTTCTGAACTATCAACTGAAACAGAGTCATTAAAATCACCTCAGAAAAGTGATTCTGGAATTCAGGACAATGTTCAGTCCGAAGATGCAAAAGTTGTAGATGAAAGAGCTACTACCGTAGAAACTTCATACTTCGGGGAGATAGTATCCAACTCTCtcattttaatttgttatgAGACTGAATTGAGCTTACGCACTTTAAAATCTGTGATAGAG GATAGCAGCAAGTGTATAAAGAAGGTGAACCTTGTAGAGAAATGCTGCTGGACTACAATCATTAAGAAACATGAGAAAGAATGTGTTCTGGTTGTACTGTATCAAACTGGAGGCATTGAAGTAAG GTCCATACCAACTTTGGAAGTGTTGGGAGAGAGTTCTTTAATGTCAGTCCTAAGATGGAATTGGACAAATGACATGGAAAAGACAATATGTTCTTCAAATGGACAAATAATTCTG GTCAATGGGAATGAAATTGCTTCAATATCACTGTTGACATGGCAAAATGAGTTCTG GATTCCGGAGTCTTTTCCTTGTCTTCATGATAAAGTTCTCCAAGCTGCTGTTGATGTTACTGTGAGCCAATCTCCAAGCCAGAATGAAAGACAG GGAACAACTTCTGTATTTGCTAATTTTGTCAAGAACTTCACGGGAAAAGCAGATCCAAATGCAAATCAACCAGTTCATCCTAATATTTTGGAGAATCTAGAACAATTATTCTCAAATCCTCCCTTCTTAAAGCCTTCATCAGGCACAGTTGATCCACTTGATGATTGGGAGCTTGACTTAG ATGATATTCATATTGATGAACCCATAGTCCTTTCACCTGTACAGAAAAGCGATGATGACAAAAGAG ATAAAGGAAAAACAGCTGACAAACAGAAAACTGATATAGACAAGAAAG ATAAAGGAAAAGCAACGGACAGAGAGAAACTGTTTGAGGATGCAGGCAGTGATTCAAAACCAAGAGCTAGAACAGCTGATGAAGTTAAGGCCAAATATAGAAAGACAGAGGCAAAT GATGCCGCTGCAGCAGCTTCGCTTGCAAAGCAAAAACTTCTAGAGCGGCAAGAAAAGCTTGCG CTGCTCAACGAACGTACTGAAGAGCTGGCAAATGGGGCAGAAGATTTTGCATCCATGGCCAAAGAACTCGCTAGAAGAATGGAAAATCGTAAATGGTGGCAGTTATAA